From Agarivorans sp. Alg241-V36, the proteins below share one genomic window:
- a CDS encoding efflux RND transporter periplasmic adaptor subunit, whose protein sequence is MMPFKQILISTVMLSLLAACGKDTNIVEQEQVVEVYNLPEASNTVDRDFNGIARAHDLAELSFRVDGEIRQIAVKKGQKVNKGDLLAELDKRDYQIIVNDREARLTLTKQQFERAKALLDQKLLSQSEYDKMRAEYLVASADYKKAQLMLKYTELRAPFDGIVGDVFTDPFVNVQPGSAVLSMHKVDFVEVDVQLPDMIIAVAKLGKDRINRMEIDVNFEAFPDRTFSGIPYELNLEKDQSTRSYIATILVPFDKNFAVLEGMQAKVSIDLSDVTYTYSRDFLVPIAAVVMPDGSNLNQQRPIVWRYKADNTVEKQEVTIGTLSGDFIEINQGLNDGDVIVSVGANRLVDGQSVVLKKDKQ, encoded by the coding sequence ATGATGCCTTTTAAACAAATACTAATAAGTACTGTGATGCTCTCTTTGCTAGCTGCTTGTGGTAAAGACACAAACATAGTAGAGCAAGAACAAGTTGTAGAAGTGTATAACTTGCCAGAAGCTAGCAATACAGTAGATCGAGATTTTAACGGTATTGCTCGCGCGCACGACTTAGCGGAATTATCTTTTAGAGTAGACGGTGAAATTCGCCAAATTGCGGTAAAGAAGGGTCAAAAAGTAAACAAAGGTGATTTATTAGCTGAGCTAGATAAAAGAGATTATCAAATCATCGTCAACGACCGTGAAGCACGCTTAACCTTAACCAAGCAACAATTTGAACGAGCCAAAGCCTTGCTTGATCAAAAGCTTCTTTCACAAAGCGAATACGACAAAATGCGTGCGGAATATCTAGTCGCATCAGCTGATTACAAAAAAGCCCAATTAATGCTGAAGTACACAGAACTACGCGCGCCATTTGACGGAATTGTTGGTGATGTATTCACCGACCCATTTGTAAATGTGCAACCCGGCTCTGCAGTGTTAAGCATGCACAAAGTGGACTTTGTTGAAGTGGATGTGCAACTACCAGACATGATTATTGCAGTGGCTAAATTGGGTAAAGACCGAATTAACCGTATGGAAATAGATGTAAATTTTGAAGCTTTTCCAGACCGTACTTTTAGCGGCATACCTTATGAGCTCAACTTAGAAAAAGACCAATCAACCCGCAGTTATATCGCGACCATATTGGTACCTTTCGACAAGAACTTTGCGGTGTTAGAAGGCATGCAAGCTAAGGTGTCAATAGACCTATCTGATGTAACTTACACCTATAGTCGCGATTTCCTTGTACCAATTGCTGCTGTTGTAATGCCAGATGGTTCCAATCTCAACCAGCAACGACCGATTGTTTGGCGCTATAAAGCAGATAACACTGTAGAAAAACAAGAAGTAACAATAGGTACTCTTTCTGGCGACTTTATCGAAATTAATCAGGGCTTAAATGATGGAGACGTAATTGTTTCCGTTGGTGCAAATCGTTTAGTTGATGGCCAATCAGTTGTTTTAAAGAAGGATAAGCAATGA
- a CDS encoding efflux RND transporter permease subunit encodes MNIAGYFVKNSIISWMFTLILLIGGILSFSGLGQLEDPPFTIKDAVVVTMYPGATSTEVEEEVTYPVEKAIQALPYVDDIVSLSTPGMSQITVTMKRTYGPDELPQIWDELRRKVGDMTSQLPPGASTPLVNDDFGDVYGIMYMVSGANYDYKDLQDYVDYVRREIELVPGVGKVNLAGAQTEQVFIEISIQKLATFNLDPALITSLLNSQNMVTSAGNIQIAGDQLTIRPTGAFKSVAELGDLIIPGTTGDKLIYLKDVATISRGYEEIPSNLISFNQNQAINIGVSFTSGVNVVEVGKAIEQRLQEIDYARPAGMIIDSIYNQPQEVDKSVSSFVWNLIMAVVIVVVVLLVFMGLKSGILIGLILFLTCLGTFILMKQAEIELQRISLGALIIALGMLVDNAIVVVEGILMGRKKGLSTLESAQEIVGQTMWPLLGATVIAITAFAPIGLSPDSTGEFAASLFWVLLFSLFLSWITAITITPFFAQLFFGKEGEKQVEGEDNDPYKGAFFNAYKALLDFCLRFKWPTVIVVVVLFVLSVVGFGYVKQSFFPPSSTPIFLVDVWMPEGTDIRETQKSVQEMESMARDTDAVTFVSSSVGKGFQRFMLTYSPEKSYGAYAQIAVRTTDAVTSDAAMSSLRKGVEQAFPQAQFKFKKLEIGPSTDAKIEARILGADPDVLRSIAADIQEIFNDTPGTVNVRHDWRDRVKYIEPNFNETQARRLGINKADIDQTLEFAFAGLSFGLYREGTTLLPIVGRLPEQERIDIDSLESLRIWSPTLKSYIPIQQVVNGFSVKFEDPIIQRRDKKRTLTVFADADFEYDILPAELFAKIKPQVEALELPSGYELQWGGEYESSGDAQEALFASLPMGYLIMFLITVFLFNSVKKPLVIWCCVPLALIGITSGLLFLGKPFGFMALLGMLSLSGMLLKNGIVLLDQINADITAGKEVYQAVFDSTVSRVRPVCMAAVTTILGVAPLISDVFFESMAAVVMFGLGVATVLTLLIVPVLYVIFFNVKYRDYKEF; translated from the coding sequence ATGAACATTGCAGGATATTTTGTAAAAAATTCAATTATTAGTTGGATGTTTACCCTGATCTTGTTGATTGGCGGAATCCTATCTTTTAGTGGATTAGGGCAATTAGAAGATCCCCCGTTTACGATTAAAGATGCGGTGGTTGTTACTATGTACCCTGGTGCCACTTCTACCGAAGTAGAAGAAGAGGTGACTTATCCAGTAGAGAAAGCAATTCAAGCGCTTCCTTACGTTGACGATATTGTTTCTCTAAGTACCCCTGGTATGTCTCAAATTACGGTCACCATGAAAAGAACATATGGGCCAGACGAACTACCGCAAATTTGGGATGAGTTGCGGCGTAAAGTTGGAGATATGACGTCACAACTACCTCCAGGCGCTTCTACGCCATTGGTAAACGATGACTTTGGTGATGTTTACGGCATTATGTATATGGTGTCAGGTGCGAACTACGACTATAAAGACTTACAAGATTACGTTGACTATGTAAGGCGTGAAATTGAACTGGTGCCAGGAGTAGGTAAAGTAAACCTTGCCGGCGCCCAAACTGAACAAGTGTTTATAGAAATTTCTATTCAGAAACTAGCTACCTTCAACCTCGATCCGGCTTTAATCACTAGTTTGCTTAATTCCCAAAATATGGTGACTTCTGCAGGTAACATCCAGATTGCCGGTGACCAATTAACTATCCGGCCAACCGGTGCATTCAAATCCGTAGCTGAGTTAGGTGATTTGATCATCCCCGGCACAACGGGCGACAAACTCATTTATCTTAAAGATGTAGCCACTATTTCTAGAGGTTATGAGGAAATTCCCAGTAACCTGATTAGCTTTAATCAAAACCAAGCCATTAATATTGGTGTTTCATTTACCAGCGGAGTAAATGTGGTTGAGGTGGGTAAAGCAATAGAGCAACGTTTACAGGAAATTGATTACGCTAGACCCGCTGGCATGATTATCGATTCAATCTATAACCAACCGCAAGAAGTAGATAAGTCAGTAAGTTCCTTTGTATGGAACTTAATAATGGCTGTTGTGATTGTAGTGGTTGTTTTGCTTGTTTTTATGGGGCTAAAAAGCGGCATACTCATTGGCCTGATCTTATTCCTAACCTGTTTAGGCACCTTCATTTTGATGAAGCAGGCGGAAATTGAACTGCAGCGAATATCATTAGGCGCGCTTATCATCGCCTTAGGTATGCTGGTTGATAACGCTATTGTAGTGGTTGAAGGGATATTGATGGGCCGTAAAAAAGGCCTAAGTACCCTAGAATCTGCTCAAGAGATTGTTGGGCAAACTATGTGGCCATTATTGGGCGCCACCGTTATTGCTATTACAGCCTTTGCACCAATTGGCTTATCGCCTGACTCTACCGGTGAATTTGCGGCATCTTTGTTTTGGGTACTGCTGTTTTCACTATTTTTGTCTTGGATCACCGCCATCACCATCACGCCGTTTTTTGCCCAATTGTTTTTTGGTAAAGAGGGCGAAAAACAAGTAGAAGGTGAAGACAACGACCCATACAAAGGCGCATTCTTTAATGCTTACAAGGCCTTGCTTGATTTTTGTTTACGCTTTAAATGGCCAACAGTGATTGTTGTTGTTGTGTTGTTTGTGCTATCTGTTGTTGGTTTTGGCTACGTTAAACAGTCATTTTTCCCACCATCTTCTACACCCATTTTCTTGGTTGATGTTTGGATGCCAGAAGGCACTGATATTCGCGAAACCCAAAAGTCGGTACAAGAAATGGAAAGCATGGCACGAGACACAGACGCTGTAACCTTTGTGTCTTCGTCAGTGGGCAAAGGCTTCCAGCGCTTTATGCTAACTTATTCACCTGAGAAAAGTTATGGTGCTTATGCGCAAATTGCGGTGAGAACAACCGATGCAGTGACTTCTGATGCAGCAATGTCTTCATTACGTAAAGGCGTGGAGCAAGCGTTTCCACAAGCGCAGTTTAAGTTTAAGAAACTAGAAATTGGACCTTCTACTGATGCAAAAATTGAAGCGAGAATTCTAGGTGCTGATCCAGATGTACTGCGCTCCATTGCTGCTGACATTCAAGAAATATTTAACGATACTCCCGGTACTGTTAATGTGCGCCACGATTGGCGTGATCGCGTTAAATACATTGAACCTAACTTTAATGAAACTCAAGCTCGACGTCTTGGCATCAATAAAGCAGATATAGACCAAACCCTCGAGTTTGCCTTTGCTGGTTTAAGTTTTGGTTTATATCGGGAAGGAACCACGCTACTGCCAATTGTTGGTCGGTTGCCTGAGCAAGAACGTATTGACATCGATTCTTTAGAAAGCTTGCGAATTTGGAGCCCGACTTTAAAAAGTTATATCCCAATTCAGCAAGTGGTAAATGGTTTCAGTGTTAAATTTGAAGATCCGATTATTCAGCGACGCGACAAAAAACGTACCTTAACGGTGTTTGCCGATGCAGATTTTGAATACGATATTTTACCTGCTGAGTTGTTTGCCAAAATCAAACCACAGGTAGAAGCACTAGAACTTCCATCTGGTTATGAGTTGCAATGGGGCGGTGAGTACGAGTCGTCAGGTGATGCTCAAGAAGCATTGTTTGCATCATTGCCTATGGGTTACTTAATCATGTTTTTGATTACGGTATTCCTGTTTAACTCGGTTAAAAAGCCTTTAGTTATTTGGTGCTGCGTTCCTTTGGCACTCATTGGCATAACTTCAGGCCTGTTGTTCCTCGGTAAACCTTTCGGTTTTATGGCCTTGTTAGGAATGCTGAGTTTGTCGGGGATGTTGCTTAAAAACGGCATTGTATTACTCGACCAAATCAATGCCGATATAACAGCCGGTAAAGAAGTATACCAAGCGGTATTTGATTCCACCGTTAGCCGTGTAAGACCGGTTTGTATGGCTGCTGTAACTACCATTTTAGGAGTAGCTCCA